One stretch of Pseudoalteromonas shioyasakiensis DNA includes these proteins:
- a CDS encoding protein phosphatase CheZ: MSALAAPQISLEQARQLVEYLENGEQEKADKLILDAASKEQSELFAEVGKLTRQLHEALKNFDLDTRLADLTTDAIPDAKQRLNYVMEMTESAANKTMDAVEASLPIAQQLADEIAAIKPTWDRLMNREIELGEFKSLCHSLDKFMNNSHTKTDELQGLMTNVLMAQDYQDLTGQVIRRVIELVREVEDSLINLLTVFGSQEDGHQQQEKQAIEKAPAPSDTLAGPEGPIIDKESRDDVVSGQDEVDDLLSSLGF; the protein is encoded by the coding sequence ATGTCAGCACTTGCTGCGCCTCAAATAAGTTTAGAGCAAGCTCGTCAACTTGTTGAGTATCTTGAAAATGGTGAACAAGAAAAAGCTGATAAGCTAATTCTTGATGCTGCGTCAAAAGAGCAATCAGAGTTGTTTGCTGAAGTCGGTAAATTGACGCGTCAACTTCATGAAGCGTTAAAAAACTTTGACCTAGATACTCGTCTCGCTGATTTAACTACCGACGCTATCCCAGATGCTAAGCAGCGCTTAAATTATGTTATGGAAATGACAGAAAGTGCCGCCAATAAAACTATGGATGCAGTTGAAGCAAGTTTACCGATAGCGCAACAACTTGCTGATGAAATTGCTGCAATTAAGCCTACTTGGGATCGTTTAATGAACCGAGAAATTGAACTCGGTGAATTTAAATCGTTATGTCATAGCCTAGATAAGTTCATGAATAACTCGCACACAAAAACCGATGAGCTTCAAGGCTTGATGACCAATGTGCTGATGGCGCAGGATTATCAAGATTTAACTGGACAAGTTATTCGTCGTGTCATTGAACTAGTGCGAGAAGTAGAAGACAGTTTAATTAATCTCTTAACTGTGTTTGGCAGTCAAGAAGATGGTCATCAACAACAAGAAAAACAGGCCATAGAAAAAGCACCTGCACCAAGTGACACACTAGCAGGTCCTGAAGGGCCGATTATTGATAAAGAGTCTCGCGATGATGTTGTTTCAGGACAAGATGAAGTCGATGATCTATTATCAAGTCTGGGCTTCTAA
- a CDS encoding chemotaxis protein CheA, translated as MSFEVDEDILQDFLVEAGEILELLSEQLVELENNPEDKDLLNAIFRGFHTVKGGAGFLSMTELVDACHGAENVFDLLRQGVRTVTPELMDVILQALDTINEMFATIQNREQPEPADPALLEVLHKLSQPPTAEELAGEDLSVAEDVAVAPEEPAVEEVVVDTPEVTADTATDNIDEDDPFAFDMLFDGGGLADSSAESQNIDEITEDEFESLLDELHGKGQGPAASAPESNSSDSDDITDDEFDSLLDELHGVGNFGEVKQDNTAKPEATSSIEPASATPTAEAASSDSDDEISDDEFEALLDELHGKGTAPQSLESSTAEKAPEPPKAEPAKPAQPAASKPAPAPKPAAAASKPAPAPAKAPAASAAPKKAPPPQAETTVRVDTKRLDEIMNMVGELVLVRNRLVSLANNSNSESMGKAISNLDVVTADLQGAVMKTRMQPIKKVFGRFPRVVRDLARSLKKDINLQLVGEETDLDKNLVEALADPLVHLVRNSVDHGIEMPDVREAAGKPRTGTVTLSASQEGDHILLTIRDDGAGMDADKLKKIAISKGVIDHDQASRLSDTEAYNLIFAPGFSTKEEISDISGRGVGMDVVKTKITQLNGSVNIQSELGVGTALEIKVPLTLAILPTLMVVVGEQTFALPLAGVSEIFHLDLTKTNVVDGQLTIIVRQKAIPLFYLQHWLVKGANRQERKAEGHVVIVQIGTKQVGFVVDSLIGQEEVVIKPLDALLQGTPGMAGATITSDGGIALILDVPSMLKHYVG; from the coding sequence ATGAGCTTTGAAGTCGATGAAGATATATTACAGGATTTCCTTGTTGAAGCAGGAGAAATCTTAGAGCTATTGTCGGAGCAATTAGTTGAGCTTGAAAACAACCCAGAAGACAAAGATCTATTAAACGCCATTTTTAGGGGCTTCCACACTGTTAAAGGTGGTGCAGGTTTCTTAAGTATGACTGAACTTGTTGATGCTTGTCATGGCGCAGAGAATGTTTTCGATTTATTACGCCAAGGTGTACGCACTGTTACGCCTGAGTTAATGGACGTAATATTACAAGCCCTTGATACTATTAATGAAATGTTCGCCACGATTCAAAATCGCGAACAACCAGAGCCTGCAGATCCAGCCCTATTAGAAGTCCTTCATAAATTAAGTCAGCCGCCTACTGCAGAAGAGCTTGCAGGTGAAGATTTATCTGTAGCAGAGGACGTTGCAGTTGCACCTGAAGAACCAGCAGTTGAAGAGGTTGTTGTTGATACGCCTGAAGTCACAGCAGATACAGCAACAGACAACATCGATGAAGATGACCCATTTGCGTTCGATATGTTATTTGATGGCGGCGGTCTTGCTGATAGCAGCGCTGAGTCTCAAAATATTGACGAAATCACTGAAGATGAATTCGAAAGCTTGTTAGATGAGCTGCATGGAAAAGGCCAAGGACCAGCAGCATCTGCTCCTGAGTCAAATAGCAGTGACAGTGATGATATTACCGATGATGAATTTGATAGTTTATTAGATGAATTGCACGGTGTTGGTAATTTTGGGGAAGTAAAACAAGATAATACTGCCAAGCCTGAAGCTACAAGTTCTATTGAGCCAGCCTCTGCCACCCCAACTGCGGAGGCAGCAAGCAGCGATTCAGACGATGAAATTAGTGATGATGAGTTTGAGGCACTTCTTGACGAGTTACATGGCAAAGGCACAGCTCCTCAATCATTGGAAAGTTCAACCGCGGAAAAAGCACCTGAGCCACCAAAAGCTGAACCAGCAAAACCTGCTCAGCCTGCAGCCTCTAAACCGGCACCTGCACCGAAACCTGCAGCTGCAGCTAGTAAACCTGCTCCAGCTCCTGCAAAAGCGCCAGCAGCTTCAGCGGCACCGAAAAAGGCTCCGCCTCCACAGGCAGAAACAACGGTTCGTGTTGATACCAAACGTCTTGACGAAATCATGAACATGGTTGGTGAGCTTGTATTGGTTCGTAACCGCTTGGTAAGTCTTGCGAATAACAGCAACAGTGAGTCAATGGGTAAAGCCATCTCGAACCTAGACGTGGTAACCGCAGACTTACAAGGTGCGGTAATGAAAACCCGGATGCAGCCAATTAAGAAAGTATTTGGTCGTTTCCCACGCGTAGTTCGTGACTTAGCTCGTAGCTTGAAAAAAGACATTAATCTGCAGCTAGTAGGTGAAGAAACCGATTTAGATAAAAACCTTGTTGAAGCACTTGCTGATCCATTGGTGCACTTAGTGCGTAACTCTGTAGACCATGGTATTGAAATGCCAGATGTGCGTGAAGCTGCAGGTAAACCGCGTACAGGTACAGTCACGCTCTCAGCATCACAAGAAGGTGATCATATTCTGCTTACCATTCGTGATGATGGTGCTGGTATGGATGCTGATAAGCTGAAAAAAATCGCAATCAGCAAGGGTGTAATTGATCATGATCAAGCAAGCCGTTTGTCGGATACAGAAGCATACAACCTAATATTTGCTCCTGGTTTCTCAACGAAAGAAGAGATCTCTGATATTTCAGGGCGCGGTGTCGGCATGGATGTGGTTAAAACTAAAATAACCCAGTTAAATGGTTCGGTTAACATCCAGTCGGAATTGGGCGTAGGTACTGCACTAGAAATTAAGGTGCCATTAACGCTTGCTATCTTACCAACTCTAATGGTTGTTGTAGGTGAGCAAACCTTTGCTCTACCGCTTGCTGGCGTAAGCGAAATTTTCCACCTTGATTTAACTAAAACTAACGTAGTTGATGGCCAACTGACAATAATAGTTCGTCAAAAAGCGATTCCGCTTTTCTATTTACAACATTGGTTAGTAAAAGGTGCCAACCGCCAAGAGCGTAAAGCAGAAGGTCACGTGGTGATTGTACAAATAGGTACTAAACAAGTGGGCTTTGTTGTTGACTCATTAATTGGTCAAGAAGAGGTGGTTATCAAACCTTTAGATGCCTTATTACAAGGCACGCCAGGAATGGCAGGTGCGACAATTACTTCTGATGGTGGGATTGCATTGATCCTTGATGTACCTAGTATGCTTAAACATTACGTTGGCTAA
- a CDS encoding chemotaxis response regulator protein-glutamate methylesterase — translation MAVKVLVVDDSSFFRRRVSEILEQDSNIQVIGFAVNGREAVDKTRELRPDVITMDVEMPVLDGISAVKEIMAATPTPILMFSSLTRDGATATLDALDAGALDFLPKKFEDIARNNEDAIALLQNKVKEIGRRRLSRFSRPAPISRPTPAPAPRGSSATSTSSGIVQPDRSFSRSAPASSPAESSSSTSKIRASGKQYQLVAIGTSTGGPVALQTILTQLPANFPHPILLIQHMPAAFTPAFAARLNGLCRINVKEAQNGDRLMPGTAYLAPGGQQMLIEGRSGSRTLRVFEDDSPRITYKPSVDVTFASAAKTYGGDVLAVVLTGMGADGRDGARMLKQVGATIWAQDEKTSVVYGMPQAVANAGLASESLALTDVAARLTRETGCG, via the coding sequence ATGGCAGTCAAAGTATTAGTTGTTGATGATTCAAGCTTTTTTCGCCGCAGAGTAAGCGAAATTTTAGAGCAAGACAGCAATATTCAGGTAATTGGTTTTGCCGTTAATGGTCGTGAGGCGGTAGATAAAACCCGTGAATTAAGACCTGATGTAATTACTATGGATGTTGAGATGCCAGTTCTTGATGGCATTAGTGCTGTGAAAGAAATAATGGCAGCAACACCGACTCCTATTTTAATGTTCTCATCACTCACCCGTGATGGTGCAACAGCAACCCTCGATGCACTTGATGCTGGTGCTTTAGATTTTTTACCGAAAAAATTCGAAGACATTGCACGTAATAATGAAGATGCAATCGCGCTTTTACAAAATAAAGTAAAAGAAATTGGTCGTCGTCGCCTCTCTCGTTTTTCGCGCCCAGCACCTATTTCGAGACCAACTCCGGCTCCTGCACCAAGGGGCAGTAGCGCTACAAGTACTAGCAGCGGTATTGTTCAGCCTGATCGCAGCTTTAGCCGTTCAGCTCCTGCTAGTTCGCCTGCGGAATCGTCATCGAGTACAAGTAAAATTCGAGCTTCGGGCAAGCAATATCAGTTGGTTGCTATTGGTACATCAACTGGTGGGCCGGTTGCGCTACAGACCATTTTAACTCAGCTGCCTGCTAACTTTCCGCATCCTATTTTGCTTATTCAACATATGCCAGCTGCGTTTACTCCTGCTTTTGCAGCACGCCTCAATGGTTTATGCAGAATCAATGTGAAAGAAGCGCAAAATGGTGACCGCTTAATGCCAGGTACAGCCTATTTAGCGCCAGGTGGTCAACAAATGTTGATTGAAGGGCGCAGCGGCTCTCGTACATTACGTGTGTTTGAAGATGATAGCCCACGTATTACTTATAAGCCAAGTGTTGATGTCACCTTTGCGAGTGCAGCAAAAACCTATGGCGGTGATGTTCTAGCCGTGGTGTTAACGGGTATGGGTGCTGATGGTCGTGATGGAGCGCGTATGCTTAAGCAAGTCGGTGCAACCATTTGGGCGCAAGATGAAAAAACCAGTG